One stretch of Bacteroidota bacterium DNA includes these proteins:
- the pgl gene encoding 6-phosphogluconolactonase — MIAPEVFAFASPVRVARAAAETVVETLRAALAARGQASLVLTGGSTPGPLYRLLAASYPDALDWEHVHVFWGDERHVPHDHDDSNARFAREALLDGLAVPDAQVYPVPTGGTPEADARAYEQTLRAYFGDEATPAFDLVLLGMGGDGHVASLFPDSPSLGEAERWVVATEAPPASPVRDRISLTFPALGATRTVLFLVTGAGKAEAVASVFSDPGRTPPAGRVGAQERLLWFLDDDAHGGTA; from the coding sequence ATGATCGCCCCCGAAGTCTTTGCCTTCGCCAGCCCGGTCCGCGTTGCGCGTGCGGCGGCCGAGACGGTCGTCGAGACGCTGCGGGCGGCGCTGGCGGCGCGGGGCCAGGCGTCGCTCGTGCTGACTGGCGGCTCCACGCCGGGGCCACTCTACCGGCTCCTGGCCGCGAGCTACCCCGACGCACTCGACTGGGAGCACGTCCACGTCTTCTGGGGCGACGAGCGGCACGTCCCGCACGACCACGACGACAGCAACGCCCGGTTCGCCCGCGAGGCGCTCCTCGACGGCCTCGCCGTCCCCGACGCCCAGGTCTACCCGGTCCCGACCGGCGGCACGCCCGAGGCCGACGCGCGCGCCTACGAGCAGACGCTCCGCGCCTACTTCGGCGACGAGGCCACGCCGGCCTTCGACCTCGTCCTCCTCGGGATGGGCGGCGACGGGCACGTAGCCTCGCTTTTTCCGGACAGCCCGTCCCTCGGCGAAGCGGAGCGCTGGGTCGTAGCCACCGAGGCCCCGCCAGCGAGTCCGGTGCGCGACCGCATCTCGCTCACCTTCCCCGCCCTCGGGGCCACCCGCACGGTCCTCTTCCTCGTCACGGGCGCGGGCAAGGCCGAGGCCGTCGCCTCCGTCTTCAGCGACCCCGGCCGCACGCCCCCGGCCGGGCGCGTCGGCGCGCAGGAGCGGCTGCTGTGGTTCCTCGACGACGACGCACACGGCGGTACGGCCTGA
- the upp gene encoding uracil phosphoribosyltransferase has translation MLTVVDHPLLRRDLTILRDRTTPHGQFRRTVNDAAAILAYEALRDLPLVERPIETPLEAATGYYFQDEFVVVPVLRAGLGLVDGFVRFVPEARVGHVGMYRDEETHEPVDYYANIPDSVQGGIVFVVDPMLATGGSADAAISYLKARGATRLRFVCLVAAPEGVRTLEERHPDVDIVAATLDRELDQNAYIRPGLGDAGDRIFGT, from the coding sequence ATGCTGACCGTCGTCGATCACCCGCTGCTCCGGCGTGACCTCACGATCCTCCGGGACCGGACGACGCCGCACGGCCAGTTCCGCCGGACCGTCAACGACGCGGCGGCGATCCTCGCCTACGAAGCGCTGCGCGACCTCCCGCTCGTCGAGCGCCCCATCGAGACACCGCTGGAGGCGGCGACGGGGTACTACTTCCAGGACGAGTTCGTCGTGGTGCCGGTGCTGCGGGCGGGGCTCGGCCTCGTCGACGGCTTCGTGCGCTTCGTGCCCGAGGCCCGCGTGGGGCACGTCGGGATGTACCGCGACGAGGAGACCCACGAGCCCGTGGACTACTACGCCAACATCCCGGACTCGGTGCAGGGCGGGATCGTCTTCGTCGTGGACCCGATGCTGGCGACGGGCGGCAGCGCGGACGCCGCGATCTCGTACCTCAAGGCGCGCGGCGCGACGCGCCTCCGGTTCGTCTGCCTCGTCGCCGCGCCCGAGGGCGTGCGCACCCTCGAAGAGCGCCACCCCGACGTGGACATCGTCGCCGCCACGCTCGACCGAGAACTCGACCAGAACGCCTACATCCGCCCCGGCCTCGGCGACGCGGGCGACCGCATCTTCGGCACCTAG
- a CDS encoding anhydro-N-acetylmuramic acid kinase encodes MNPLRRLLEHEERVVAGVMIGTSLDGIDVAIARIAGSGRGLEVDTLAVRHAPYPPALREALHRNVEAATSSVRDLAQLGALLGRLFAEAVADAATRAGTPLDLVGSHGHTVHHVPVPERFAGHDGVASTLQLGDPPGMAARLGVPVVGDFRTADVALGGQGAPLVPYVDYALFGSPDEHRVLLNLGGIANVTILPAGGEPGDVTAFDTGPANMVLDALAARLFGETIDRDGQHAASGTADEALLADLLGDPYFHGPPPKSTGREQFGTAYVERLVARGLSPSDLLATATELTARSVAEALARFAPVAPEVVIASGGGIHNRELMRRLAEALGQVRVRTTADYGVEPDAKEALCFAVLAHEFANGVPTSLPSVTGASRPALLGALCLP; translated from the coding sequence ATGAACCCTCTGCGGCGGTTGCTGGAGCACGAGGAGCGCGTCGTCGCCGGGGTGATGATCGGGACCTCGCTCGACGGGATCGACGTGGCGATTGCCCGGATCGCCGGCAGCGGACGAGGGCTGGAGGTGGACACGCTCGCCGTGCGCCACGCGCCCTATCCGCCGGCGCTCCGCGAGGCGCTCCACCGCAACGTCGAGGCCGCGACCTCCAGCGTCCGCGACCTCGCCCAACTAGGCGCGCTCCTCGGCCGCCTCTTCGCCGAGGCCGTCGCGGACGCCGCCACGCGTGCCGGGACCCCGCTCGACCTCGTCGGCTCGCACGGCCACACGGTCCACCACGTCCCCGTGCCGGAGCGCTTCGCCGGGCACGACGGCGTGGCCTCGACGCTCCAGCTCGGCGACCCGCCCGGCATGGCGGCCCGTCTCGGCGTGCCGGTCGTCGGCGACTTTCGGACGGCGGACGTGGCGCTCGGCGGGCAGGGCGCGCCGCTCGTGCCGTACGTCGACTACGCGCTCTTCGGCAGCCCCGACGAGCACCGCGTGCTCCTCAACCTCGGCGGGATCGCAAACGTGACGATCCTGCCGGCCGGAGGCGAGCCGGGCGACGTGACCGCCTTCGACACCGGCCCGGCCAACATGGTCCTCGACGCGCTCGCCGCGCGGCTCTTTGGCGAGACCATAGACCGCGACGGGCAGCACGCCGCTAGCGGAACCGCCGACGAGGCGCTGCTCGCGGACCTGCTCGGCGACCCCTACTTCCACGGTCCCCCGCCGAAGTCGACGGGCCGCGAGCAGTTCGGGACGGCGTACGTCGAAAGACTCGTCGCGCGTGGCCTCTCGCCGAGCGACCTCCTCGCCACGGCGACCGAACTGACGGCGCGCTCCGTCGCCGAGGCCCTCGCCCGGTTCGCCCCGGTCGCGCCCGAGGTGGTGATCGCCTCCGGCGGCGGCATCCACAACCGCGAACTCATGCGCCGCCTCGCCGAGGCTCTCGGTCAGGTTCGCGTTCGCACGACGGCCGACTACGGGGTCGAGCCCGACGCCAAAGAGGCGCTCTGCTTTGCCGTCCTCGCGCACGAGTTCGCAAACGGCGTCCCGACCAGCCTGCCGTCCGTCACCGGCGCGTCGCGCCCGGCGCTGCTCGGCGCGCTCTGTCTGCCGTGA
- a CDS encoding DUF3095 domain-containing protein → MSDDFYARLPPLQHFADITDPARYTPLPDDWLVVVTDVEGSTAAVQAGHYRDVNYVGAASIAAVLNLAGETKVPFVFGGDGATLVVPPSLLERTQAALSALRVHARDTLGLALRVGVVPVADVRAEGYGVRVAPLAVSENYTQAMFTGGGLAHADRLVKSPVTGPGYAVTGDFAAPEGDLYEGLECRWQDIRGRSETVTILVSAIGDDPAAHHAVYREVVEAIERIYGPGTTPHPVALDRLRLSWDPRLFAPEVRLRTPRPDRFGQRLKLWALNVLGMVLIRFRLKTSETDWGRYPALLRDASDYRKFDDTLRMVLAGTPAQRRRLEDFLDRLYRRGEVAYGIHVSDRAVVTCLVHERMGQQVHFVDGAGGGYTAAATDLKRRTRTLPTSA, encoded by the coding sequence GTGAGCGACGACTTTTACGCACGTCTACCTCCCCTTCAGCACTTCGCCGACATCACCGACCCGGCCCGCTACACGCCGCTGCCCGACGACTGGCTCGTCGTCGTGACCGACGTGGAGGGCTCGACGGCGGCGGTGCAGGCGGGGCACTACCGCGACGTGAACTACGTCGGGGCCGCCTCGATTGCGGCGGTGCTGAACCTCGCGGGCGAGACCAAAGTGCCGTTCGTCTTCGGCGGCGACGGGGCGACGCTGGTCGTTCCCCCCTCACTCCTGGAGCGGACGCAGGCGGCGCTCTCAGCGCTGCGCGTCCACGCGCGCGACACGCTCGGCTTGGCACTCCGGGTCGGCGTCGTCCCAGTGGCCGACGTGCGGGCCGAGGGCTACGGCGTCCGCGTGGCCCCGCTCGCCGTCTCCGAGAACTATACCCAGGCCATGTTCACCGGCGGCGGCCTCGCCCACGCCGACCGCCTGGTCAAGTCGCCCGTGACAGGGCCGGGCTACGCTGTGACCGGCGACTTCGCCGCGCCCGAGGGCGACCTCTACGAAGGGCTCGAGTGCCGCTGGCAGGACATCCGCGGGCGCAGCGAGACAGTCACGATCCTCGTCTCGGCCATCGGGGACGATCCGGCGGCGCACCACGCGGTCTACCGCGAGGTCGTCGAGGCCATCGAGCGCATCTACGGCCCCGGCACGACGCCTCACCCGGTCGCGCTCGACCGGCTCCGGCTGAGCTGGGACCCGCGCCTGTTCGCGCCCGAGGTCCGGCTCCGCACGCCCCGGCCGGACCGGTTTGGGCAGCGCTTGAAGCTGTGGGCGCTTAACGTGCTCGGCATGGTCCTGATCCGCTTCCGCCTCAAAACGAGCGAGACCGACTGGGGCCGGTACCCGGCGCTCCTGCGCGACGCCAGCGACTACCGCAAGTTCGACGACACGCTGCGGATGGTGCTCGCCGGCACCCCGGCGCAGCGCCGCCGCCTGGAAGACTTCCTCGACCGTCTCTACCGCCGCGGCGAGGTGGCCTACGGTATCCACGTCTCGGACCGCGCGGTGGTGACCTGCCTCGTCCACGAGCGCATGGGCCAGCAGGTCCACTTCGTCGACGGTGCCGGCGGCGGCTACACGGCCGCCGCGACCGACCTCAAGCGGCGCACCCGCACCCTGCCCACCTCTGCCTGA
- a CDS encoding GAF domain-containing sensor histidine kinase, producing MLNTPINTILSRSPGPALHRARRLLDISLALNTLRDPGDLLLYIIETATEVLGCTAASLLLYDDTEQRLRFVAATGARAETLAEIPVPLHGSIAGTIFRENRPVVAGNAKQDQRHFQGVAERTGVQTEALLGVPMCIDGAPIGVFEVLNPKVGSFSEEDVDTLLLIASQAAVAIENVRQRRELREANERLAKLDRLKSDFMSLASHELRTPLAIILGAGDVLREEARPDLLPFAEDIREAGDRMHDLIETLEEMSFLQEEMASLVLLPVVLQDTLRDAWVKAEIDGSALHAVLDLPDTPLRVEADARRLQLAFANILKNARSFTPDGGTVRVTLRTQNGQVTIQVQDSGTGLSEADCRSVFQAFYQVEDVLTRGHEGLGIGLTIARALLRLHKGDLWATSPGLGQGSTFHVTLPLLAPASQPAS from the coding sequence ATGCTCAACACGCCCATCAACACCATCCTAAGTCGCTCGCCGGGCCCGGCGCTGCACCGCGCCCGGCGGCTGCTGGACATCAGCCTCGCGCTCAACACCCTGCGCGACCCGGGGGACCTCCTCCTCTACATCATCGAGACCGCCACCGAGGTGCTGGGCTGCACGGCGGCTTCGCTCCTGCTCTACGACGACACCGAGCAGCGGCTACGCTTCGTCGCCGCGACAGGTGCGAGGGCGGAGACACTGGCTGAGATTCCTGTACCGCTCCACGGCAGCATCGCCGGGACCATCTTCCGCGAGAACCGGCCCGTCGTCGCCGGGAACGCGAAGCAGGACCAGCGGCACTTCCAGGGCGTGGCCGAGCGAACGGGCGTCCAGACCGAGGCGCTGCTCGGCGTGCCGATGTGCATCGACGGCGCTCCCATCGGGGTGTTCGAGGTCTTGAACCCGAAGGTGGGGTCGTTCTCCGAGGAGGATGTGGACACGCTCCTCCTCATCGCGTCCCAGGCCGCCGTAGCCATCGAGAACGTCCGGCAGCGCCGCGAACTCCGCGAGGCCAACGAGCGCCTCGCCAAGCTCGACCGGCTCAAGAGCGATTTCATGTCGCTCGCCTCGCACGAGCTGCGCACCCCGCTTGCCATCATCCTCGGGGCCGGCGACGTGCTGCGCGAGGAGGCGAGGCCGGACCTCCTCCCCTTCGCTGAGGACATCCGGGAAGCGGGCGACCGCATGCACGACCTCATCGAGACGTTGGAGGAGATGAGCTTCTTGCAGGAGGAGATGGCCTCGCTGGTCCTCCTGCCGGTCGTCCTCCAGGACACCCTGCGCGACGCCTGGGTGAAGGCGGAAATCGACGGCTCGGCGCTCCACGCGGTGCTCGACCTGCCCGACACTCCGCTCCGCGTAGAGGCCGACGCGCGCCGCCTCCAACTCGCCTTCGCCAACATCCTCAAAAACGCGCGGTCGTTCACGCCGGACGGCGGCACGGTGCGCGTCACGCTCCGCACGCAGAACGGCCAGGTGACTATCCAGGTGCAGGACTCGGGAACCGGGCTTTCGGAGGCGGACTGCCGGAGCGTCTTCCAAGCCTTCTACCAGGTCGAGGATGTCCTCACCCGGGGGCACGAGGGCCTGGGCATCGGCCTGACGATTGCCCGAGCGCTCCTCCGGCTCCACAAAGGCGACCTGTGGGCGACGAGCCCCGGGCTCGGGCAGGGCAGCACGTTCCACGTCACACTGCCACTCCTGGCCCCTGCCTCGCAGCCGGCCAGCTAG
- a CDS encoding sodium:alanine symporter family protein: protein METFEHIVSRLEYFVWSWPEIGGELSLIVLALLGTGVFLTIRLAFIQLRHLGHGIAVTTGKYDDPDEPGDVPHFQALTTALSATVGIGNIAGVAIAIHWGGPGALFWMWITALLGMAVKYSEVTLAQHYRVVDYPDRDGKAWEGSVSGGPMYYIEKGLGPAWKPLAVFFAGALMLTSFLTGNAVQANTVADIVNTEFGIATWMTGLITAAVVGTVIIGGIGRIGKVTGVLAPAMALIYVVGALAIILANITEVPAAFALIVTEAFNPTAGVAGTGTGVFLLTMMWGVRRGLFSNEAGQGSAPIAHAAAKTDEPVSEGVVALLEPLIDTIIICSMTGLVILTTGVWNTPIPTVMELDSGDITYVAPDERGVFAGGEPEAEIFVEGGVPRYDADERAFAWHDVAVEQFWVDEARETPFSGRILTGEGQAVDAAGTAYTVLYGDAVETAAPLTSAAFEQGLGQFGLGGLGKIIVLVSVLLFAISTSISWSYYGDRCANYLFGSAGILPFKAIFVVMHFVGAVASLATIWVIGDIALGLVTFPNLIALVLLSGVVVKLTKSYFERKPWLENAEVHKRVVAEKKSRKNV, encoded by the coding sequence ATGGAAACCTTTGAGCACATCGTCAGCCGACTCGAATACTTCGTCTGGTCGTGGCCGGAGATCGGGGGCGAGCTGTCGCTGATCGTCCTCGCGCTGCTCGGGACGGGCGTCTTTCTGACGATCCGGCTCGCGTTCATCCAGCTCCGCCACCTCGGGCACGGCATTGCCGTCACGACCGGCAAGTACGACGACCCCGACGAGCCGGGCGACGTGCCGCACTTTCAGGCGCTCACGACGGCGCTCTCGGCGACGGTCGGGATCGGCAACATCGCCGGCGTGGCGATCGCGATCCACTGGGGCGGGCCGGGGGCGCTCTTCTGGATGTGGATCACGGCTCTCCTCGGCATGGCGGTCAAGTACTCCGAGGTCACGCTCGCGCAGCACTACCGCGTCGTCGACTACCCCGACCGCGACGGCAAGGCGTGGGAGGGCTCGGTCTCGGGCGGGCCGATGTACTACATAGAGAAAGGCCTCGGCCCGGCGTGGAAGCCGCTCGCCGTGTTCTTCGCCGGCGCGCTCATGCTGACGAGCTTCCTGACCGGCAACGCCGTCCAGGCCAACACCGTCGCCGACATCGTCAACACCGAGTTCGGGATCGCCACCTGGATGACGGGGCTCATCACGGCGGCGGTCGTCGGCACGGTCATCATCGGCGGGATCGGGCGGATCGGGAAGGTGACCGGCGTGCTCGCGCCCGCGATGGCGCTGATCTACGTCGTCGGCGCGCTCGCCATCATCCTGGCCAACATCACCGAGGTCCCGGCGGCGTTCGCGCTGATCGTCACCGAGGCGTTCAACCCGACGGCGGGCGTCGCGGGCACCGGGACGGGCGTGTTCCTACTGACGATGATGTGGGGCGTTCGGCGCGGGCTGTTCTCGAACGAGGCCGGCCAGGGGTCGGCCCCGATCGCGCACGCGGCGGCCAAAACCGACGAGCCGGTGTCGGAGGGCGTGGTCGCGCTCCTGGAGCCGCTCATCGACACGATCATCATCTGCTCCATGACCGGCCTCGTGATCCTCACGACGGGCGTCTGGAACACCCCGATCCCGACGGTGATGGAGCTGGACTCGGGCGACATCACCTACGTCGCCCCGGACGAGCGCGGGGTCTTCGCCGGCGGCGAGCCGGAGGCCGAGATCTTCGTCGAGGGCGGCGTCCCGCGCTACGACGCGGACGAGCGCGCCTTCGCGTGGCATGACGTGGCCGTCGAGCAGTTCTGGGTGGACGAGGCGCGCGAGACCCCCTTCTCCGGGCGCATCCTGACCGGCGAGGGCCAGGCGGTCGACGCCGCGGGGACGGCCTACACCGTGCTCTACGGCGACGCCGTCGAGACCGCCGCGCCGCTGACGAGCGCGGCCTTCGAGCAGGGCCTCGGGCAGTTCGGCCTCGGCGGGCTCGGCAAGATCATCGTCCTCGTCTCGGTCCTCCTCTTCGCCATCTCGACGAGCATCTCGTGGAGCTACTACGGCGACCGCTGCGCCAACTACCTCTTTGGATCGGCCGGCATCCTCCCGTTCAAGGCCATCTTCGTGGTGATGCACTTCGTCGGGGCCGTGGCGAGCCTGGCGACGATCTGGGTGATCGGCGACATCGCGCTCGGCCTGGTGACCTTCCCGAACCTGATCGCCCTCGTCCTGCTCTCGGGCGTCGTCGTGAAGCTGACCAAGAGCTACTTCGAGCGCAAGCCCTGGCTCGAGAACGCCGAGGTCCACAAGCGCGTCGTGGCCGAGAAGAAGTCCCGGAAGAACGTGTAA
- a CDS encoding cellulose synthase family protein, whose protein sequence is MNALAIVYAAAMVVLLVFGLNQFWLAWRWARADGLRAGPVPEPDDLPDSDGAWPMLTLQLPLYNERWVAARLIDTCAALDYPADRLEIQVLDDSTDETTAVVAERVAHWQQRGLDIVHVCRAERTGYKAGALANGLTFARGDLVAIFDADFVPTRDFLRRTVPHFADERVGLVQARWGHLNAETSLLTTAQSALLDAHFVIEQGVRNETGCFMNFNGTAGVWRRACIDDAGGWKADTLTEDLDLSYRAQLRGWQFRFLPDLGVPAELPVSVAAWRQQQFRWTKGTAETARKTLRRLWQTPLPLRVRLEGTLHLTGWLVFPAILLAALVHAPLLTAHALGFGVSDAYLGVMGFGLFAFTGMTLAHLFAQRALYADWPRRMLLFPWFLTASMGLALSNTKGMAEALVQRRSPFVRTPKLSVAPQGAWWKRSRVTWLTVLEAALALYCAAGLVALVASGEWVAAPFQLMFTVGFGFVCLHDAVQRRRTANRRTFSADPV, encoded by the coding sequence ATGAACGCTCTTGCCATCGTCTACGCTGCCGCCATGGTGGTGCTGCTCGTCTTCGGGCTGAACCAGTTCTGGCTGGCCTGGCGCTGGGCGCGCGCTGACGGGCTCCGCGCCGGGCCGGTCCCCGAGCCGGACGACCTGCCGGACAGCGATGGGGCGTGGCCGATGCTCACGCTCCAGCTTCCGCTCTACAACGAGCGCTGGGTCGCGGCCCGCCTCATCGACACCTGCGCGGCGCTCGACTACCCGGCGGACCGCCTCGAAATCCAGGTTCTCGACGACTCCACTGACGAGACGACCGCCGTGGTGGCCGAGCGCGTCGCCCACTGGCAGCAGCGCGGGCTCGACATCGTCCACGTCTGCCGGGCCGAGCGCACGGGCTACAAGGCCGGTGCCCTCGCCAACGGGCTGACGTTTGCGCGCGGCGACCTCGTCGCCATCTTCGACGCCGACTTCGTCCCCACGCGGGACTTCCTCCGCCGGACGGTCCCGCACTTCGCCGACGAGCGCGTCGGCCTCGTGCAGGCGCGGTGGGGGCACCTCAACGCCGAGACCTCGCTCCTGACGACGGCACAGTCGGCCCTCCTCGACGCGCACTTCGTGATCGAGCAGGGCGTCCGCAACGAGACGGGGTGCTTCATGAACTTCAACGGCACCGCCGGCGTGTGGCGCCGCGCCTGCATCGACGACGCTGGCGGCTGGAAGGCGGACACCCTCACCGAAGACCTCGACCTCTCGTACCGCGCCCAGCTCCGCGGCTGGCAGTTCCGGTTCCTGCCCGACCTCGGCGTGCCGGCCGAGCTGCCGGTGAGCGTGGCGGCGTGGCGGCAGCAGCAGTTCCGCTGGACGAAGGGCACCGCCGAGACCGCCCGCAAGACGCTTCGCCGCCTGTGGCAGACCCCGCTCCCGCTCCGGGTCCGGCTCGAAGGCACGCTCCACCTCACCGGCTGGCTCGTCTTCCCGGCGATCCTCCTCGCCGCGCTCGTCCACGCGCCGCTCCTGACGGCCCACGCGCTCGGGTTCGGGGTGTCGGACGCCTACCTCGGCGTGATGGGCTTCGGGCTCTTCGCCTTCACTGGGATGACGCTCGCACACCTCTTCGCACAGCGCGCGCTCTACGCCGACTGGCCCCGCCGGATGCTGCTGTTCCCCTGGTTCCTCACCGCCTCGATGGGCCTCGCACTCTCCAACACGAAGGGGATGGCGGAGGCGCTCGTGCAGCGGCGCTCGCCGTTCGTCCGCACGCCGAAGCTGAGCGTGGCCCCCCAGGGGGCGTGGTGGAAGCGGAGCCGCGTGACGTGGCTGACGGTCCTCGAGGCCGCCCTGGCGCTCTACTGCGCCGCCGGCCTCGTCGCGCTCGTCGCAAGCGGCGAGTGGGTGGCGGCCCCGTTCCAACTGATGTTTACGGTCGGGTTCGGGTTCGTCTGCCTCCACGACGCGGTGCAGCGCCGCCGCACGGCAAACCGTCGTACCTTCTCCGCCGACCCCGTGTAG
- a CDS encoding tetratricopeptide repeat protein: MTAPPAGIQDAARHLAENRTGEAVAVLEQLVAEFPAYVTAHVLLAKAYEAHGRTADALGAWHDAYFLMPGSPLVLRERARLLRAEPDLLATPSSQSGAPEIAVSPAPDVASAVAVPPEADHSLIDEVDDLDGLIERLENAPRIRPDADFEDGGSSLDALADGEDVVSETLARIYASQGEHEAAARAYEQLADAQPARAADFRAKAAELRRLTEGSST, encoded by the coding sequence ATGACCGCCCCGCCCGCCGGAATCCAGGACGCCGCCCGCCACCTCGCCGAGAACCGGACGGGCGAAGCCGTCGCCGTGCTGGAGCAACTCGTGGCGGAGTTTCCGGCCTACGTGACGGCGCACGTCCTGCTGGCGAAGGCGTACGAGGCCCACGGCCGGACCGCCGACGCGCTCGGGGCCTGGCACGACGCGTACTTCCTCATGCCCGGCAGCCCGCTCGTGCTCCGCGAGCGCGCCCGTCTGCTCCGCGCCGAGCCCGACCTACTCGCCACGCCCTCCTCGCAGAGCGGTGCGCCGGAGATCGCGGTATCGCCGGCACCGGACGTAGCCTCGGCGGTCGCCGTGCCGCCCGAGGCGGACCACTCGCTCATCGACGAGGTGGACGACCTCGACGGGCTGATCGAGCGGCTCGAAAACGCCCCGCGCATCCGGCCCGACGCAGACTTCGAGGACGGCGGCTCGTCGCTCGACGCGCTCGCGGACGGCGAGGACGTGGTCTCCGAGACCCTCGCCCGCATTTACGCGTCGCAGGGCGAGCACGAGGCGGCGGCCCGCGCCTACGAGCAGCTCGCCGATGCGCAGCCGGCCCGCGCCGCCGACTTCCGGGCGAAAGCCGCGGAGCTTCGCCGCCTCACCGAAGGCTCCTCGACCTGA
- the zwf gene encoding glucose-6-phosphate dehydrogenase has translation MDSSLFILLGATGDLAKRKLIPAIYRGLIDRERAGDADTRPAILGVGRSGWDDQQMRDTFREALEDEDLGGERADAWCDTRMAYVQVDSTDELGDVFARASELEEDLGLSGNRIYYLAIPPSAFPKTIQAIGEQDEAEQRGGWTRLVVEKPFGHDLASARELNEIVHAHFAEAQVYRIDHYLGKETVQNLLVFRFANALFEALWNREHIDRVEVTVAESIGAEGRAGYFDTSGTLRDMVQNHLTQLVTLVAMEPPARFDAQSIRREKIKVLHSIAPIDEGSVVFGQYTGDDGAGAEHEGYQEHEDTPPESDTETFVALRLYVENWRWQGVPFVLRTGKRMPERLTEISVHFRCPPVQLFGGPNHCSISRNVLRIQLQPHEGFTLGVEVKRPGDGFDLSSQEFDFDYEHAFGALPSAYETLLADVVAGDQTLFVHADETEAAWSLFEPLLEAGLPVQDYASGTWGPVSAASMFVADRREPTPEDEFAV, from the coding sequence ATGGACTCCAGCCTCTTCATCCTCCTCGGCGCCACCGGGGACCTCGCCAAGCGCAAGCTGATCCCCGCCATCTACCGCGGCCTCATCGACCGCGAGCGCGCGGGCGACGCGGACACCCGACCGGCTATCCTCGGCGTCGGCCGCTCCGGCTGGGACGACCAGCAGATGCGGGACACCTTCCGCGAGGCACTCGAAGACGAGGACCTCGGCGGCGAACGCGCCGACGCGTGGTGCGACACGCGGATGGCCTACGTCCAGGTCGACAGCACCGACGAACTCGGCGACGTCTTCGCGCGCGCCTCGGAGCTCGAAGAAGACCTCGGGCTCTCCGGCAACCGGATCTACTACCTCGCGATCCCGCCCTCGGCCTTTCCCAAAACGATCCAGGCCATCGGCGAGCAGGACGAGGCCGAGCAGCGGGGCGGCTGGACCCGCCTCGTCGTCGAGAAGCCCTTCGGGCACGACCTCGCCTCGGCGCGCGAGTTGAACGAGATCGTCCACGCGCACTTCGCCGAGGCGCAGGTCTACCGGATCGACCACTACCTCGGCAAGGAGACCGTGCAGAACCTCCTCGTCTTCCGCTTCGCCAACGCCCTCTTCGAGGCGCTCTGGAACCGGGAGCACATCGACCGGGTCGAGGTCACCGTCGCCGAGTCGATCGGGGCCGAGGGCCGGGCGGGGTACTTCGACACGTCGGGCACGCTGCGCGACATGGTGCAGAACCACCTCACGCAACTCGTCACGCTCGTCGCGATGGAGCCGCCGGCCCGCTTCGACGCGCAGTCGATCCGGCGCGAGAAGATCAAGGTGCTCCACTCGATCGCCCCTATCGACGAGGGCAGCGTCGTCTTCGGGCAGTACACCGGGGACGACGGCGCGGGGGCCGAGCACGAGGGCTACCAGGAGCACGAGGACACGCCGCCGGAGTCGGACACCGAGACGTTCGTCGCGCTCCGGCTCTACGTCGAGAACTGGCGCTGGCAGGGGGTGCCGTTCGTGCTCCGCACCGGCAAGCGGATGCCAGAGCGGCTGACCGAGATCAGCGTCCACTTCCGCTGCCCGCCGGTCCAGCTCTTCGGCGGCCCGAACCACTGCTCGATCAGCCGCAACGTGCTCCGCATCCAGCTCCAGCCGCACGAGGGCTTCACGCTCGGCGTGGAGGTCAAGCGGCCCGGCGACGGGTTCGACCTGTCGAGCCAGGAGTTCGACTTCGACTACGAACACGCCTTCGGGGCGCTCCCGTCGGCCTACGAGACGCTCCTGGCCGACGTCGTGGCGGGTGACCAGACGCTCTTCGTCCACGCCGACGAGACCGAGGCCGCCTGGTCGCTCTTCGAGCCGCTCCTGGAGGCCGGCCTCCCCGTCCAGGACTACGCCTCAGGCACCTGGGGTCCGGTCTCGGCCGCCTCGATGTTCGTCGCCGACCGCCGGGAGCCGACCCCGGAGGACGAGTTCGCCGTCTAG